The Aminipila terrae nucleotide sequence TCATCAGGAACATTAAAACTTACATAACCTTCTCTGTCCGCTTCTTCCCGAAGTACTCCTGTATTTGCATCTGTTATGGCATAAATCCTTTTTGAAGCCTTTTCTTTCCCATACTTTTTAATCAATTCTTCTTTCAGTACAGCAAAGGCAATGCTAGGCTCTATGGTGTTCCCTGATTTTGATATAATACATAAGCAAACTTCTTTTTTCCGAATATCTTCTAATAGTTTGTCTAAATAAACTGCGCTCATGGTATTTCCAGCAAATTTCACGGAAGGATACCGGTCTGCAGGAACTCCTGTGTCATAAATTTCATCATATCCTACCAGAGCATTAACAGCTGCACGAGTACCTAGATAAGATCCCCCTATACCAATCACAATCAGTTCTTCACACTGATCCTGTATGACAATAGCGGCATCCAGAATTTTTCCCAATTGTTCCTGATCTATCTGTAAAGGCAGCTTAACCCATCCTGTCATTTCTTCTTTTCCAGACCAAAGTTTTTCCATAACCTTTTCTATATCCTTAGAACATTGTTTTATCTCCTCCATGGAGATGCCCGCTTTGCTTACATCAATCCCTAAATCCATTCATGTTTCTCCTTTATATGGTTAATTGGCGATATTGCTTCTATTTACTGACTTCTATATCTTATACATTATTATATATCTATTTTTGTGGGGTATAGTTAGGAACAATATCGTGAAGCCATTCTTTGACCTCTGCCTCACTCATGTCAGATACTTTTTTTACCTCACTTTCAATGGAGTCATGCTGGTCTTCTGCATCTAGCATAGTCTTCAGTGCGGGATTTGCCGGAAGTGGATGCCCCACATAAATTTTGTTATGGGCAGTCTTCTCAATTCCCTCTTCATCTAGAAGAAGCTCTTCATACAATTTCTCCCCTGGTCTTAATCCAGTAACAACAATATCTATATCCACATAAGGTACATATCCTGATAACCGGATTACGTTTTCTGCTAAATCTATAATCTTTACAGGCTCTCCCATGTCCAAAATAAAGATTTCTCCCCCTTGAGCCATGGCTCCTGTCTGAATAACAAGTTCCACTGCTTCTGGTATAGTCATAAAATACCTGGTGATATCTTTATGAGTTACAGTAACGGGGCCGCCCTTTTCAATTTGTTTTCTGAATATAGGTATTACAGAACCGTTACTTCCAAGCACGTTTCCAAATCGCACTGCAGCAAAAGTTGTTCTTGAATGCAGACTTTTTTCCTGTAATATCATTTCACCCACACGTTTAGTGGCTCCCATTACATTGGTGGGATTAACTGCTTTATCTGTAGAAATCATGACAAATTTTTCTGTAGCGAACTCTTCTGCCAGATCAATCATGTTCTTGGTGCCCAGGATATTATTCACCACAGCTTCCTTTGGGTTTTTTTCCATAAGGGGAACATGTTTATGGGCCGCAGCATGAAAGATTACATGGGGCTTATATTTTTCAAAAACTTCTTTCATGCGTTTTTTATCCCTTATGGAAGCAATGACAATCTCGAATTCCAGGTTCTGATATGTTTCCCTTAGTTCATTTGCCAATTCAAATACACAATTTTCATAGATGTCGACTGCAACTAATCTGCGTGGTCTGAATTTGGCAATCTGTCTGCATAATTCGGAGCCTATAGAGCCACCTCCCCCGGTGACCATAACGATTTTTCCTTCTATATAGCTGCTTATTTCTCGTAAATTTACGTGAACTGGCTCACGCCCAAGAAAATCCTCAATATCTACATCCCTCAGCTTACTGATACTTACTTTGTCGTTAATCAACTCTATTAAACTAGGTAAAATCTTAATCTTGCATCGGGTGCGCTTGCACTCCTCCATAATAGCCTGAATGGCTTTCTTGTTAGCGGAAGGAATAGCAATAATGATTTCATCTACTCCGTAAGTTCTGGCGGCATGCCTTATATCGCTGCGCCCGCCGTATACTTTCACTCCACAGATTCTGTGCTTCTGCTTAGAAGTATCATCATCGATGGCAACCACTACTTTTTTCCCGTATTCATGATGATTCTTTATTTCATTTATCATAGAAGCTCCGGCTTCACCAGCTCCAACAATCATTACTTTAGTAACATTGCCTCCTATGATGTCTTTCCTGCCGATCCGCAGAACAAAGCTGTTAAAAGTACCTGGACTTCTTAGGTTTCTAATAAACCGATAAGAAATCCTGAATACAGACAATAAAAAAACCATAAATAAAAAGGATATAACGTAAATTCCCCTTGGCATGGACAAAACAGAAAAGGTCACATAAAACATTACCAGAAGTTGTGCCACACCTGCAGCGGCTACTATTTTTACCAGTTCCTCTGTCCCTGCATAGCGCCACATGCTGGTATATAATCCACATACACTGAAGGCCATCAGGCATGCTAAGGTGATGGGGAATAAGTTGTTGGCGTATATTGCAAACCACGCATCAAAAACAGGATCATTGACATTAAAATCAAAACGTAATAAAAAAGCTACAATATACGAAAATGTCACAATGCAAACATCTATAAATAAAAGTATCATAATTCTTGAAAATTTAACCATTATATTTCTCCTGTATTTTTTTGTTTTTCTTTATATTATACATGCAATTATCAGATTAGGAAATGGAAATCCTAACCTGTATACGTCCAATACAAGTTATCTATATCGTGAGATTATATTTCCGTAAAAATAGGGCGGGTCAAAAAACCCACCCTTTCCAGATAACGTCTCATATATTTTCAGTAGTTATAAAGCATCTATCAGTTTACGTGCCGTATTCATTTTTGACTGTGAGTCCAATGCAAAGCTGACAAAGGTATCAGATAACATGGAGTAATCTTTTCCTGAAACTGATAAATAGGCGATATTTTCTAATACAAGCAAATAATGCTCAGAAATCTGCGCAAAATCATATAAAGCTTCCTGTGCAGCCACTTCTTGGTCCGTCATTTTACTTTTTTTCAGACTATCGATAGATATAGTTTGTTTTTCTGCAGTCTGAACATCTGCGCTAATGGATTCTACTAACATGGTTTTCATAGCTGCATCTGTTGTGGTTTTTAGGCTCACAATTTTACCAGTAGCTTGATCATAAAGCTCAACAGCGCTCTCAAATTCAGCCTGTAACCGTTTTGTATAGATGGACTGTTCTTTTGGTTCTTCCTGAATATTTGCCTGATTTCCAATCAAAATAGTCTTGGTAGTGTTATCCCACTGCACTTCCTGTGTCATCAGTTGGGATATAGACCGAATTGGTAAATAGGTACTGTTCTCATATACAATAGGGCAAATGCTGTTTCCGCTTATATCTGTAAATTTCTGTATCTGAAAATCATACATAATCGTTATATCCGGCCTGACTTCTACCATGACCTGATTGGATTTCCATGTCGGTTTGATATAATTTTCTTTATCAAACCCCTCTGCAGCCCCTTGGTTTTCATTATTTTTTTTAGTCTTTGATTTATTGGGATTCATTAAAGTTTTTCCAATATAGATAGTTTTGCTGTTATTATCCCATTGTATGTCCTCATTCATTAATGCAGAAATTGCGCGAATTGGCAGATAAGTATTTCCATTGTAAACAATAGGATATACTCTTTGCCCTTTCACATCCTTAAAAACCTGCAGCTTATCCTTCACCTGTACAGCAAATTCCGGTCTCACATAAGCAATTGCCTTATTTGATACGTTTTTCACTGCCTTACTCAAATTTGTGGCCTCCATTGCATAAGCAAAGCCAGTCGTCCCTACAATTAAAAACAATGAAAGTAAAATCCCTATAATCCTCTTATTTCTCTTCATGCTTCGTTCTCCCCAATGAACATTACTAGTTAGATATATTACCACATATAAATCTCTATTATTCTTTAGTATACCATTTTATGGACAAAAAGCACAACAAAATTTTAATATAATTTATTATCAATGTTGCATGCATTTGTGGTATAATATTGTGTCTATGCCTATGATTTGATTATCCTTGTAGTAAAAGCTGGAGAATATGTATGATTAAAGAAAACCAAAGAGTATTAAACCAATTAAATATATTTACAGATGGCACTATTATTCTTCTGGCCATGGTTATTGCATATGTTTTACGTTTCTTTGTTTTCAAAGGGCAATCTGGTCACATAACATTAGAGAGCTATATAAGTCTTGGTTTTGTGGTTATTCCAGTATACCTTCTTGTATATACAGGTTTCGGACTCTATGAATCCTTTCGCCGTAAAGACTTTTCACAAGAACTGGGGCTGATTATCAAATCAAATTTTATAGGTATCATTCTTCTTCTGACCTGTCTTTTCATATTTAAAAAAATTGACTTGTCCCGATGGACATTAGTTTTTTTCTTTATTATAAATATATTGGGCACTGCAAGTAAGAGATTCTTTGTCCGGGATATATTAAAAAAATACCGGCAGAAGGGATACAACATTAAACATGTCATCTTAATAGGTGATGGAGCATTAGCAAAAGATTACCTCAATGCTGTAAATAAGAACAAATCCTTAGGATTTTCAATTATGGGATATATATCTTCCTTTAATAAACTAAAACAACTTCGTCATCTTGGAGATTATGATCATATTTATGAGACCATTGAATTATTTAATGCGGATGAAGTCGTTGCAGCTCTGGAAGCTGATGAGTTCCATTTGCTTCCACAAATCATCAACGACTGTGAAAAAGCGGGGACGAAGCTATCGGTTATACCATTTTACTCAAAATTTATGCCATCCAATCCTTATATGGATGAGATAGAAGATATACCTCTTATTAATATGAGGCACATTCCTTTAGACAATGTACTCAATTCCATGGCAAAACGAATTATGGATTTCACAGGTTCTCTCATATTAATAGTATTAGCGTCTCCAATGATGCTGATTGCTGCCATAGGTACTAAGCTATCATCTCCAGGCCCTGTAATCTTTAAGCAGGAGCGGGTGGGATTAAATAAAAAATCTTTTACCATGTATAAATTCCGTTCTATGCGGATAAATACCGTAGGAGCTACTGGTTGGACAACAGCCAATGATCCAAGAAAGACTAAATTTGGTTCCTTTATCCGGAAATTTTCCATTGACGAGTTGCCTCAGCTTTTCAATGTACTAAAAGGGGACATGAGTCTAATCGGCCCAAGGCCAGAACTTCCATATTTTGTGGAACAATTTAAGGAGAGCATTCCATTATATATGGTCAAGCATCAGGTCCGTCCCGGTATGACAGGTTGGGCACAAGTCAACGGTTTTCGCGGAGATACTTCTATAGAAAAACGTATTCAGCATGATATTTATTACATAGAGAACTGGAGTCTTATTTTTGATATACGTATATTATTCCTGACACTTTTCAAAGGTGTGGTTAATGGGGAAAAATTATAGATTAATAAAAACGGAGGAAAAATAAAATGACTAAAAAACTAACGTATCTGCCTGCAGTATTTACAATACTTCTGATATTTTCCACTGCAATGGCAGGATCCTTTGATCTCACAGTTCAGAAATGGACTGCACTGGCAGGTTTGCTTGTGATACTTATACTAATGCTTACACCAAAAGCAAAGCATATCCTAACAGCTTATACGGTACCACTTTTAATCGCGGTTACTGGTTATGCCATCTGGAATGGTATTTCCATTTTTTATTCAGATATTCCTAAGACTGCTTTATTTGAATTTACAAAATTGATTATAGCTTTAACTGCTTTTTTTACAATACTGGCTTTTACTGCCCCTACCAAAAAGAATTTCAAAATTGTTTCTGCCATTATAGCTATAACAACTGCTTTTTTTGGTATCATATCTGTAGATGCAGCTTCTAATGGCCCTTTTGCTTCAATTTTTAAAGCTTTTATGGAAATCTTTACTGACAGTATGAAGTTCTTTGGTGTCTTTGAAAATGGTATTCGTATTACTGGTATATTTGGTAATGCCAACACTTTTTCTGGTTTTGCCGCACTGGGTATACTTTTTTCCCTATTTCTTGTAATGAATAGCAATTCAAAAAAAGGTCATGCCATATCACTAATATTGTTAGCCATCAATTCATTAACGTATTTATTGCTATTTAGTATGGGATCCATGTTTATATTTTTTATATCATGTATTCTTATGATTATTTCCAGCAAGAAAGAAGAACGTTTCAGTACTTTTGTCTTAATGGCTGAAACAGCAATCATTACTACAGTTTTCACAGGTTTTTCTTTGATTACGTTAGGTTCCTCACCATTTATCCCTTTACTTGCAATTGTTCTGAATGCTTTATTTCTTTGGGTTGTTGATAAGTTTCTTCGTCAGCCACTTAGTAATAAGCTTATGTCCAACACAAAAACAAGTCTTTATGCAGGTATTATAATTGTTGTGTTTATTATTGGCTACCTTATTGCTGCATTTAACGTTACCGGTCCACTAACCTTATCCCCAAATGAAACAGTTATGCGTGCAGCTTACCTCGACACAGGTTTATATAAATTAAATGCCACCATAGATTCAAATGATTCACAGGGGGGTTCTCCTATGATTCCTACCGTCAGAATTACTACCCAAAATGAAACCAATTTAAAGCTACACACGTCTACGGAGCTTTACAACGGTTCTTTAGACAATGCCCAATTCACAGTTCCCAAAGATTCCAAAATCGTTAAATTATATATTACTGGCAGCCCAAACGGGAATCTTTTAGATAAATTAACTTACACACTTGCTTCAGAAGAATCAACAAATTCTCAATCCGGTTCAATTAAGCTTGGTTATAAGCTTTTTCCTGAGATTGCCGCAAACCGTATTCAGGACCTTGGTGCCAATGAAAACTCAATTCAGCGTTTGGTATTTTTTGAAGATGGATTAAAGTTGTTTAAGCAAAGTCCTCTTATCGGCAAGGGGCTAGGCGGCTATGAAACTGGAGTTTCTTCTGTTCAAAATTTCTATTATGAAACAAATTATGTCCATAATCATTATATTGAAGCGCTCTGCGACTTGGGAATCATCGGTTTTGCATTTTTCATGTCTATTCTTGTTTTATGTGTGATTGCTTTGCTGAAACTGTTTAAACAAAGCAAAGCCTCCAATTACAAAAATGCTGCTGCTTTTGCCCTTCCACTCATGACTGCATGTTTGTTTCAGATGTTTGGCCAGGCTGGTACAGATGCGGTCTGGTCTGCAGGGCCTTTTTTGGTGATTGCTTTTAGTGTACTAGCATTACTAATTATTGCGAATTCTTCCTTCTTCACGGAAGATAATCTTAGTGCAGGAAGCATCTTTACATCAGTTAATAAAAGTGCTGCTGAAGGTTCAGATTCAAAGAAAAATATTACTGGTCCTTTGGTCTTAAAAGTTATTATAACTTCTGTTACCATCGTAATGGCTGTTCTTCTTTGTTTAAACCTTTATGCAAGTGGTAAAGCAGCTTCGGGGAACTGTACTATGGAACAAATTGCTTCTCTTTCTAAGATTGATAAATTTGAGAGTAACGATTATAAGACCACTTACATTGTAACTACAAGCACTTATGGTCTAGTTGAGAATTTAAATCAGGCCAATAAATTTGCCAAGGATATGAGTAAGAATACAGATATCTCCTTAAATTATTTGCTGCCGTTTTACTTCAATACTGGGCAAAATGACAAGTTGTTTAAAACTGCGGATTTAGCTATTCAGAATCAAAAGGCCTCACCAAATATGTGGAATCGTCTGTTTGAAATATTTGATACTGCTATTGACTCAAATAGAGAAGATCCAGTTCCCGTTCTCCTTCATTTATTCAAACATAAAGAATACTATATTGAAGGTGTACTTGATTATTATAAAGATTTACAAAAACGAAATGATACCTACTTAGATGATGTGATGCTTGTTAAAGGAAATGTTGCTTTCATTGGAAAACTTCTTGCTCTTGAACCCCTTGACCAGTCTCAGCTTCTCCAGGCCATGGATGTGTTTTCAAAAACTATTTTTGACTCACAGTATGCTGTAGATGCTAACAAGGATGGAATTCCAGATAATGTTTCTGCCTTATCAGGCAGTACAGTATGGGGCAAGACAGCAACTGGGAAAGCCTCAGCAAGCAAAGGAAGTAAGTTCATTGGAAGTGGATTCGATGGAAGTATGACAGCTTCAGCTGGCACTACCATGGAACTTCAATCTTACTGTGTGAAGGGCGGAGAATATACGGTACGTTTAGCAGGTTTAACAGGCTTAAATGGAGCTGCTGCTCCTAGAGACATCACTGCATCTGTTGATGGTCAGCCTTTAACTGTTCAATATGACTCTGAGGGAGCTTTTGTAAAAGTTCCATTGAAAGGAGCCATTCAGGCAGACAAAGCTAAAAATATTGAAGCTGCACCAGCAAGTACTGAGAAAATCACGGTTTCCTTCCCAACAGGTGGACAGATGACTAAGATTACGTTAAAAAAATAATTTAAGTTAATTCACATTTAAAAATACGGATGACTTTGGCCATCCGTATTTTTTCTTTTATTTCTATGATATAATAGCTGATGAAATTTAAGATTTATCATAATCAGGAGGAAAAATAATTAATATGAATGATATCATTATCGATAAAGCTATTTTACATATATTAGATACCAGCATTGACGCCCCAGTTTTGGCAGATAAGCTCATGTCTTTCAGCTCACAGGCCGATGAATTTCTTAAAACTCACATTGCAAGAGCTATGGAAGATGGAGACATCAAAAAAGGCGGTTTTAAAGAAGATGCAGAGGAATTCAATACAGAAGGGTTTAAAGGTGCTATCAGCAATTTAGAGCCTGCTGCGTTTATTGTGGTTTCCCAGCAGCTGGCACAAAATATATTTGATCTTGCCCTTGCTAACCCTGGGATTCCTGCTGCGGACGTTCTTATGTGCCATTTTAAGTATGACAATGGCATATACTTTGGTATCCTTAAATTCAACTATAAGCAATCCTATATACATCACTTTGCAATGGTGGGAGAAGAAAAAGAAACTGGAATCATTAAGCAGAATGCTACCATTGCAAATGAAAATCAGAAATTAGAGGAGTTTGCATTCATTCGTCTGGATGACTTCAGTATATTAATTAAAGAAAAAAAATATGAAATAAACGGAGCAAAAGAGTTCTACCTTTCCAACCGAATTCTAAACGTTACAACGGACTTATCCCCTAAAACAAAGGTAAAAATTGTAGAAAAGGCAGCAGAAAAAGTCATTAAAGAATATTATGGTGATGATCCACTTAAGGTCTCCCAACTGAAGACGGAGCTGAAAACCTGTGTGGATGAAAGCAGTATCGTAGAAATAGACCGAATAACCAATGCCGTATTTGATGGAAATATCTCTGCCCAGCAGCGATATAAAGATGAAGTAGCGCAAAAGGGTATTTCCCATGGGGCTTTTGAAGTGACTTCAGAAATTGAAAAAACAGTTGCCAGGAAGCAGAAAATAACAACAGATACGGGTATTGAAATAAGTCTGCCGGTAAACTATCTGGAAAACCAGAAAAATATCGAATTTATCATGAACGAGGATGGCACCATGTCAATCTTAATTAAATCAGTGAATATTCGTTAAAATGGAAAACAGAGCCTCTGAGATATATGTAACTGATATGTACCCTCTTTACTGGACACCCAGTAAGGAGGGTTATTTTTATGCGTTACTCTTATGAGTTCAAAAGAAAATGCGTTGAAATGTATCACAGAGGAACTTATCCAGAGACTCCAAAAGGTATATCTGAATGGAGATTCCATAAAACAGTACGCCATTGGGTACGGTTAGAGGAGGCCCAAGGTCCTACTGCTTTACAACACCAATGCCATAACAGAGTTTGGGCACCAGAGGAAAAATTAAGATTAGTTTCACAGGTTATTGCCGGAAAAGCATATGCTGAAATTGCTATTGCCAATGGAATAAATTCAGGGCGTTGTATCAATGGGTACAAAAATATAAAATGAAGGGGTATAATGGTTTGGTAGAGATGAAAAAAGGTCGACCAAACAAGGAGCCCCAAATGAAAAAGAATGTAAATCCAGCACCACTTACAGAATCAGAACGCGAAGAATTAATTCGTCTTAGAACAGAAAACGAGTATATTAAAGTAGAAAATGAAGTAATAAAAAAAGAAATCGCCTTGAGAGAAGAAAAACAAGCTGCGCTACTCAAGCCGAAAAGCAGCGATCATTAAGGAACTTCGAGAAAAAGGATATCAGTTAAAATATTTATTAAAGGCTATAGGCATGGCGAAGTCAACTTATTATTGTGAGTTGACCAAAGTCGATGCTGTAGAAACTAGAAATAAAGAATTGGCAGATGAGATTAAGGTAATATTTGAATATCATAAACACAGATATGGTGTTAGGCGAATCCATAAGGAGCTGCAGAATCGAGGGTATAAAGTGAACCACAAGTGCGTTCAGCGCCTTATGCATAAGATGAACTTTCTTGGGAAACGTCCAAAAGAAAAGTATCATTCTTACAAAGGAGAAGTCGGAAGGATAGCGGATAATGTCATAGATAGAGATTTTAGCACAACCGCCCCTCTGCAAAAATGGACGACAGATGTTTCACAGTTCAGCTTCTCATGGGGAAAGTGTTATATATCGCCTATTTTAGAAATGAATACAAATAAGATTATTTCATACGATTTATCGTTAAGCCCAAATCTAGAGCAGATTCGTCGTATGTTAGAGAAAGCTTTCGAGAAGTTTCCGGAAGTTGAAGGATTAGTATTTCATTCTGACCAAGGCTGGCAATATCAACATGCTTATTTTAGGGAAACATTAAAAGAACATGGCATGATTCAGTCCATGTCTAGAAAAGGGAATTGTTACGATAACTGCATTATAGAAACTTTCTTTGGCAGACTCAAAAATGAAATGTATTATGGATGTGAGAAGGATTATTTTTCGTTTGAACAATTTTCAGATGCTGTTGGAAAATACATAG carries:
- a CDS encoding O-antigen ligase family protein, with translation MTKKLTYLPAVFTILLIFSTAMAGSFDLTVQKWTALAGLLVILILMLTPKAKHILTAYTVPLLIAVTGYAIWNGISIFYSDIPKTALFEFTKLIIALTAFFTILAFTAPTKKNFKIVSAIIAITTAFFGIISVDAASNGPFASIFKAFMEIFTDSMKFFGVFENGIRITGIFGNANTFSGFAALGILFSLFLVMNSNSKKGHAISLILLAINSLTYLLLFSMGSMFIFFISCILMIISSKKEERFSTFVLMAETAIITTVFTGFSLITLGSSPFIPLLAIVLNALFLWVVDKFLRQPLSNKLMSNTKTSLYAGIIIVVFIIGYLIAAFNVTGPLTLSPNETVMRAAYLDTGLYKLNATIDSNDSQGGSPMIPTVRITTQNETNLKLHTSTELYNGSLDNAQFTVPKDSKIVKLYITGSPNGNLLDKLTYTLASEESTNSQSGSIKLGYKLFPEIAANRIQDLGANENSIQRLVFFEDGLKLFKQSPLIGKGLGGYETGVSSVQNFYYETNYVHNHYIEALCDLGIIGFAFFMSILVLCVIALLKLFKQSKASNYKNAAAFALPLMTACLFQMFGQAGTDAVWSAGPFLVIAFSVLALLIIANSSFFTEDNLSAGSIFTSVNKSAAEGSDSKKNITGPLVLKVIITSVTIVMAVLLCLNLYASGKAASGNCTMEQIASLSKIDKFESNDYKTTYIVTTSTYGLVENLNQANKFAKDMSKNTDISLNYLLPFYFNTGQNDKLFKTADLAIQNQKASPNMWNRLFEIFDTAIDSNREDPVPVLLHLFKHKEYYIEGVLDYYKDLQKRNDTYLDDVMLVKGNVAFIGKLLALEPLDQSQLLQAMDVFSKTIFDSQYAVDANKDGIPDNVSALSGSTVWGKTATGKASASKGSKFIGSGFDGSMTASAGTTMELQSYCVKGGEYTVRLAGLTGLNGAAAPRDITASVDGQPLTVQYDSEGAFVKVPLKGAIQADKAKNIEAAPASTEKITVSFPTGGQMTKITLKK
- a CDS encoding IS3 family transposase, yielding MKELREKGYQLKYLLKAIGMAKSTYYCELTKVDAVETRNKELADEIKVIFEYHKHRYGVRRIHKELQNRGYKVNHKCVQRLMHKMNFLGKRPKEKYHSYKGEVGRIADNVIDRDFSTTAPLQKWTTDVSQFSFSWGKCYISPILEMNTNKIISYDLSLSPNLEQIRRMLEKAFEKFPEVEGLVFHSDQGWQYQHAYFRETLKEHGMIQSMSRKGNCYDNCIIETFFGRLKNEMYYGCEKDYFSFEQFSDAVGKYIDYYNNKRIQAKTKWMPPVKYREASMCSA
- a CDS encoding nucleoid-associated protein is translated as MNDIIIDKAILHILDTSIDAPVLADKLMSFSSQADEFLKTHIARAMEDGDIKKGGFKEDAEEFNTEGFKGAISNLEPAAFIVVSQQLAQNIFDLALANPGIPAADVLMCHFKYDNGIYFGILKFNYKQSYIHHFAMVGEEKETGIIKQNATIANENQKLEEFAFIRLDDFSILIKEKKYEINGAKEFYLSNRILNVTTDLSPKTKVKIVEKAAEKVIKEYYGDDPLKVSQLKTELKTCVDESSIVEIDRITNAVFDGNISAQQRYKDEVAQKGISHGAFEVTSEIEKTVARKQKITTDTGIEISLPVNYLENQKNIEFIMNEDGTMSILIKSVNIR
- a CDS encoding polysaccharide biosynthesis protein; amino-acid sequence: MVKFSRIMILLFIDVCIVTFSYIVAFLLRFDFNVNDPVFDAWFAIYANNLFPITLACLMAFSVCGLYTSMWRYAGTEELVKIVAAAGVAQLLVMFYVTFSVLSMPRGIYVISFLFMVFLLSVFRISYRFIRNLRSPGTFNSFVLRIGRKDIIGGNVTKVMIVGAGEAGASMINEIKNHHEYGKKVVVAIDDDTSKQKHRICGVKVYGGRSDIRHAARTYGVDEIIIAIPSANKKAIQAIMEECKRTRCKIKILPSLIELINDKVSISKLRDVDIEDFLGREPVHVNLREISSYIEGKIVMVTGGGGSIGSELCRQIAKFRPRRLVAVDIYENCVFELANELRETYQNLEFEIVIASIRDKKRMKEVFEKYKPHVIFHAAAHKHVPLMEKNPKEAVVNNILGTKNMIDLAEEFATEKFVMISTDKAVNPTNVMGATKRVGEMILQEKSLHSRTTFAAVRFGNVLGSNGSVIPIFRKQIEKGGPVTVTHKDITRYFMTIPEAVELVIQTGAMAQGGEIFILDMGEPVKIIDLAENVIRLSGYVPYVDIDIVVTGLRPGEKLYEELLLDEEGIEKTAHNKIYVGHPLPANPALKTMLDAEDQHDSIESEVKKVSDMSEAEVKEWLHDIVPNYTPQK
- a CDS encoding transposase, producing MRYSYEFKRKCVEMYHRGTYPETPKGISEWRFHKTVRHWVRLEEAQGPTALQHQCHNRVWAPEEKLRLVSQVIAGKAYAEIAIANGINSGRCINGYKNIK
- a CDS encoding undecaprenyl-phosphate glucose phosphotransferase, producing the protein MIKENQRVLNQLNIFTDGTIILLAMVIAYVLRFFVFKGQSGHITLESYISLGFVVIPVYLLVYTGFGLYESFRRKDFSQELGLIIKSNFIGIILLLTCLFIFKKIDLSRWTLVFFFIINILGTASKRFFVRDILKKYRQKGYNIKHVILIGDGALAKDYLNAVNKNKSLGFSIMGYISSFNKLKQLRHLGDYDHIYETIELFNADEVVAALEADEFHLLPQIINDCEKAGTKLSVIPFYSKFMPSNPYMDEIEDIPLINMRHIPLDNVLNSMAKRIMDFTGSLILIVLASPMMLIAAIGTKLSSPGPVIFKQERVGLNKKSFTMYKFRSMRINTVGATGWTTANDPRKTKFGSFIRKFSIDELPQLFNVLKGDMSLIGPRPELPYFVEQFKESIPLYMVKHQVRPGMTGWAQVNGFRGDTSIEKRIQHDIYYIENWSLIFDIRILFLTLFKGVVNGEKL
- a CDS encoding stalk domain-containing protein, whose protein sequence is MKRNKRIIGILLSLFLIVGTTGFAYAMEATNLSKAVKNVSNKAIAYVRPEFAVQVKDKLQVFKDVKGQRVYPIVYNGNTYLPIRAISALMNEDIQWDNNSKTIYIGKTLMNPNKSKTKKNNENQGAAEGFDKENYIKPTWKSNQVMVEVRPDITIMYDFQIQKFTDISGNSICPIVYENSTYLPIRSISQLMTQEVQWDNTTKTILIGNQANIQEEPKEQSIYTKRLQAEFESAVELYDQATGKIVSLKTTTDAAMKTMLVESISADVQTAEKQTISIDSLKKSKMTDQEVAAQEALYDFAQISEHYLLVLENIAYLSVSGKDYSMLSDTFVSFALDSQSKMNTARKLIDAL